ATTCTTGAACAGGCGCGACAGGTAAATCGGCAATGCAGAGAAACGCTTGTTGCCCGCCCGCAGATAGTGCAGGAACGGACGCTCTTTGCCTTCCACCAGCACGCTCACCTGATTGGCGTAGCGGCCGAGATAGGCCAGCGGGCCGGTAGCAGTAAGCCCACCGAACACAGAACCGGAAATGAGACGGTTGTCGCCGTCTTTCAGTTCACCCGCAGTCAGCGCTGTCAGGTCGGCGCCCAGACGGGTGCGGATCAGACGCGGATTGTTGACCTGAGGGCCACCCAGGGCAATGACACGGTCGGTGAACAACTTGCCGGTTTCGAACAGTTTGCCCACGGCAATCACGTCCTGGTAACCGATGGTCCATACCTGACGGCCGGGCTTGACCGGGTGCAGGAAGTGGATATGGGTTCCAGTGAGACCTGCCGGGTGCGGGCCTGCAAAGGCTTCACGCTGCACGGTGGCAACGCTGGGCACCGGAATATCGGCGTCAGGCGCGGTGCAGACAAAGGTCTTGTCAGCCAGCTTGGAAAGGATCTCAACACCCTGAGCGAACGCATCGCGCTGCTCGGCGATGACCACAACCGGGTCAGCGGCCAGCGGATTGGTATCCATGGCATTGATGAAGAGCGCGGATGGCTGGGCATCGAGTGCCGGCACCTTGCTGAAAGGGCGGGTACGCAGAGCCGTCCACAGGCCGGACTCCACCAGGTTTTCACGCACCTGCTCCGCAGTCAGGCTGCCCAGCTGGTCAGCGCTGTAGCTGGCAAACTGTTCGGCCTCATCACCTTCGACTTCGATGACCACAGACTGCAGCACGCGACGGGCGCCACGGTTGATGGCAACCACGCGACCGGCGGCCGGTGCGGTGTAACGCACGCCTTCGGTTTTCTTATCGGTGAACAGCAGCTGTCCGAGTTTGACGCTATCCCCTTCCGCAACCGCCATGGTGGGCTTCATCCCGTTGTAATCGGGACCGACCACCGCAACAGTTTTGGCAGCAGGGCCATCGTGGATGACCTGCTCGGGCGCGCCGGATATGGGTAAATCCAATCCCCGACGGATCTTTCTCATACGCCTATGCCTAAGTTCTAAGTTGGTAGGTTTATAAAAATCTAGAGTTAGAAAACACTAAAAATGAAAAGCAGAAACCCATGGCGGGGACTTAGGCCGTGGTACTCCTGAGGATAGCCCCGAACTACCGGCGCTATGGCTCCCGCTCGCCTGGCGACCTCTGTGGCGCTGCAGGCAGCGGCTGCTGCACTCCGGGGAGCGTAAAGTCTCGCGTTGCGACCGCAACACGCGGCCTTCACGCAAACACACTCCCGGCGCACGGCGGCCCCGCAAAATCGCGCGCATTATAAGGATGGGGCCGTGGCTTTACCAGAGCAGATAGAGCCAAATCGACTCAGGATGAGGAAAATTTTGCTGAAAAAACAACGACTTTAGTTGGAGGCGCCGCCCGGGGAACCGGCTCGGCTGGCGGGAATGGCGTGGCGCGGAATTGATCTGCCTGACCAATCGACCGCGCCACGGGCACCGCAGAGAGGAGCCAGCGCCCTCCCCTGCGGCATCAGGACCAGTTAGTCCTTCTTCGGGAACAGCTCGTAGCGTACGCCAGCCATGTCTTCCAGGCAGCGCACCACCTGGCAGCTGTAGCCGAATTCATTGTCGTACCAGCAGTAGAGAACCGCATTGTCCTCTTCCACGATGGTGGCAATGGAGTCGAATACACAGGCGCGACGGGAGCCCACGAAGTCACTGGATACCACTTCCGGGGAATTGGTAAAGTCGATCTGCTGACGCAGCGGTGAGTGCAACGCCACCTCGCGCATGTACTCGTTCAACTCTTCCTTGGTGGTGTGCTTGCCCAGGCGCAGGTTCAGGATCGCCATGGACACGTTCGGGGTCGGTACGCGGATCGCGTTACCGGTGAGCTTGCCTTTCAGCTCCGGCAGGGCCTTGGACACCGCTTTGGCCGCGCCAGTTTCGGTCAGTACCATGTTCAGCGCAGCGGAACGGCCGCGACGCTCGCCCTTGTGGTAGTTGTCGATCAGGTTCTGGTCATTGGTGTAGGCGTGTACCGTCTCCACGTGACCGTGCTCAACGCCGTACTTGTCCATCATGGCCTTCAGCACCGGCACAATCGCGTTGGTGGTACAGGAGGCCGCCGACAGGATCTTGTCTTCCGGCTTGATCTCGCCGTTGTTGATGCCGTACACGATGTTCTTCAGGTCGCCCTTGCCCGGTGCGGTCAGCAGCACCTTGGCAGCACCCTTGCTTTCGAGGTGCTGGGACAGGCCTTCTTCATCGCGCCATACGCCGGTACTGTCGACGATCAGCGCATTGTTGATGCCGTGCTCGGTGTAATCCACTTCCTGCGGGGAGTTGGCGTAGATCACCTTCACTTCGTTGCCGTTGCAGATCAGGGAGCTGGTCTCCTCGTCTACACGGATGGTGCCGTTGAAGGCGCCGTGTACGGAGTCGCGACGCAGCAGGGAGGCGCGCTTGACCAGATCGTTGTCGGCCTTGCCCTTGCGCAGCACGATGGCGCGCAGGCGCAGTACATCACCACTACCCGCCTTCTCGATCAGCAGGCGGGCAACCAGACGACCGATACGTCCGAAACCGTAGATAACGACGTCCTGGGTTTGCGGCAGCGGCTTGCCCGCGCCCCCGGCGTCGGCGAGCTCTTCACGCACGAACTCTTCAATGGAGAGACCGCGCTGGTCGCGCATGTACTTGTTGGTCAGCGTACCCAGGTCGATATGTACGGGACCCAGATCCAGCTTGCAGATGGCCTCGAGTACCGGATAGGTTTCAAACTCAGACAGCTCGTTCTCTTCCACCTGACGCACAAAACGGTGAGCTTTCATAATGCTGAGTACGGAGCGGTTCACCAGGTTTTGGCCGTACATATAAATGCCGACGTTGCTTTCCCGGTTGAGCTTGCCAATCATCGGAATCATCGATTCCGCCAGCGCTTCACGCGCTTTCCAGTCCTTGAAGAAGTCAGCGGGCTTCGGTCGCTTCTGAGTCACAGTCGGACACCTCTGCAGAGTGATAATGGGGGTCGCGCCTTCGCCCGGCTCGGGTGATCAGAACGCCTCTGAACATCGCCTCATGGGCGAAGGCCGGCGCATTATGTGTATTCACCCGAGGCCGCGCAACCGCGTAAAAAATAGGCTAAAAACTGTAGTTAAACTACATTTCCCCGACATTGGACGCGCCGGAAAATCCGCTCTCTGCGCTGCGCCCGCAACGCCAGAATTTGCCCCGCGTGGAGCCCAAACCTGCACCGGCCACGTTTCACCGCTACAATAGCCGCCCCCGGGCCGCCAGCGGTCAGAAAGCACGGAATTATAAGGAAACATGAGTCAATTCCCCCCTTTGTCCCCCCCCGCCTTTCGCGCACCCAATGACCGCCAATTCTGGGGCCAGCTGCACGGCGCCAGTGCTGCCCTGGCCGTCCTGACAGCCGCAAGAAACAGCAGCGCACCTACCCTGCTGATCGCGCGCAACAGCCAGGAAGCACAGCAACTGGAACTGCAGCTGAAATTTTTTAACAAGGCCGGGCGAGATGGCGATGCCGAGGCCGCGCATTCCGGGTTGCCCATTTTCCAGTTTCCGGACTGGGAAATTTTGCCCTACGACACCTTCTCTCCGCACCAGGACATCATTTCCGATCGGCTCGCTACGCTCTACCGGCTGCCACAGATGCAGAGCGGGATCGTCATCGCACCGGTGAGCACCCTGCTGCACCGGCTGGCCCCCAAGGACTACGTTGCGGGCAATGCCCTGATTCTGCAGGAAGGGCAGAAGTTCGACCTTAACAAGCAGCGTCGACTGCTCGAGCAGGCCGGTTACCACTGTGTCGATACCGTTTACGAGCACGGCGAGTTTGCGGTGCGCGGATCGCTCATGGACATATTTCCCATGGGCAGCAACCTGCCCTACCGGATCGACCTGTTCGATGACGAAATCGAATCCCTGCGCACCTTTGACCCGGAAGACCAGCGCACCATCGACACGGTGGAACGCATTCACCTGTTGCCCGCACGGGAATTCCCGATGCACAAGCCAGGCCTGGCAAAATTCCTCGAGCGGTGGCACGAGCAGTTCGAGGTAGACCCGGGCCCTGTCTCCATCTACCAGGACATCAGTGCCGGCATTGCACCAGCGGGTATCGAATATTACCTGCCACTGTTCTTCGACCAGTGCGCGAGCCTGTTCGATTACCTGCCCGAGGGCAGCCAGGCGTTTATTCAGGGCGATCTGCAGCAACCGGTCGAATCGTTCTGGCGGGAAACCGATAACCGCTACCAGAGCCGCCGCGGCGACCTGACTCGGCCGATTCTGGAACCCCGCCAGGTGTTGCTGGACATCGACGAGTTCTACGCTGCATTAAAGTCGCTACCGCGCGCCTTCTTTTCTCCGGAAACACTCCCGGACGCAGCCGGTAACTACAACTTTGCCAGTGCGGTGCCGCCCAACCTGCCCGTCGACGGAAAGTCCGAGCAGCCGCTGAAAGCGCTGGAAGCCTACCTGATGGAATACAGCGGCCGCGTACTGTTCTGCGCAGAAAGCGGGGGTCGCCGCGAAGCGCTACTGGACCTGCTGAGCGGCATCCGCCTGGCTCCCAAAACCTTCGACAGCTGGCAAGGCTTCCTCGCAAGCGACGCCCAGTACGGCATTACCGTCGCCGCCATCGACAAGGGGCTGTTACTGGAAGAGCCGCCGCTGAACCTGATCGCCGAGCCGCAGCTGTTCGGCGAACGGGTACTGCAACAACGCCGCCGTAAAAAGGCCAAAGACGATGCCGACAACGCGGTAAAAAACCTGGCCGAGTTGCGTGTGGGCGCACCGGTTGTACATATCGATCACGGGGTCGGGCGCTATAAAGGCTTGCAGAGTCTCGACATCGACGGCCAGCAGGCGGAGTTCCTGACACTGGAATACGGCGATGGCGCCAAGCTCTATGTGCCGGTGGCCAGCCTGCACCTGATCAGCCGCTACTCTGGCGCGGACGAAGAGCTGGCGCCGCTGCACAAGCTCGGCAGCGAGACCTGGCAGAAGGCAAAACGCAAGGCCGCCGAAAAAGTGCGCGATGCCGCGGCCGAGCTGCTCGACATATACGCCCGCAGGGAGGCCCGCGTTGGGCACGCCTTTGGCGACCCGGGCCTCGCTTACCGCGAATTCACCGCCGGCTTCCCCTTCG
The nucleotide sequence above comes from Microbulbifer salipaludis. Encoded proteins:
- a CDS encoding Na(+)-translocating NADH-quinone reductase subunit A, which encodes MRKIRRGLDLPISGAPEQVIHDGPAAKTVAVVGPDYNGMKPTMAVAEGDSVKLGQLLFTDKKTEGVRYTAPAAGRVVAINRGARRVLQSVVIEVEGDEAEQFASYSADQLGSLTAEQVRENLVESGLWTALRTRPFSKVPALDAQPSALFINAMDTNPLAADPVVVIAEQRDAFAQGVEILSKLADKTFVCTAPDADIPVPSVATVQREAFAGPHPAGLTGTHIHFLHPVKPGRQVWTIGYQDVIAVGKLFETGKLFTDRVIALGGPQVNNPRLIRTRLGADLTALTAGELKDGDNRLISGSVFGGLTATGPLAYLGRYANQVSVLVEGKERPFLHYLRAGNKRFSALPIYLSRLFKNRLYDFTTSANGSERAMVPIGAYERVVPLDVLPTQLLRALIVGDTATAQQLGALELDEEDLALCTFVCPGKYEYGPILRDNLTRIEKEG
- a CDS encoding glyceraldehyde-3-phosphate dehydrogenase, with the protein product MTQKRPKPADFFKDWKAREALAESMIPMIGKLNRESNVGIYMYGQNLVNRSVLSIMKAHRFVRQVEENELSEFETYPVLEAICKLDLGPVHIDLGTLTNKYMRDQRGLSIEEFVREELADAGGAGKPLPQTQDVVIYGFGRIGRLVARLLIEKAGSGDVLRLRAIVLRKGKADNDLVKRASLLRRDSVHGAFNGTIRVDEETSSLICNGNEVKVIYANSPQEVDYTEHGINNALIVDSTGVWRDEEGLSQHLESKGAAKVLLTAPGKGDLKNIVYGINNGEIKPEDKILSAASCTTNAIVPVLKAMMDKYGVEHGHVETVHAYTNDQNLIDNYHKGERRGRSAALNMVLTETGAAKAVSKALPELKGKLTGNAIRVPTPNVSMAILNLRLGKHTTKEELNEYMREVALHSPLRQQIDFTNSPEVVSSDFVGSRRACVFDSIATIVEEDNAVLYCWYDNEFGYSCQVVRCLEDMAGVRYELFPKKD
- the mfd gene encoding transcription-repair coupling factor — translated: MSQFPPLSPPAFRAPNDRQFWGQLHGASAALAVLTAARNSSAPTLLIARNSQEAQQLELQLKFFNKAGRDGDAEAAHSGLPIFQFPDWEILPYDTFSPHQDIISDRLATLYRLPQMQSGIVIAPVSTLLHRLAPKDYVAGNALILQEGQKFDLNKQRRLLEQAGYHCVDTVYEHGEFAVRGSLMDIFPMGSNLPYRIDLFDDEIESLRTFDPEDQRTIDTVERIHLLPAREFPMHKPGLAKFLERWHEQFEVDPGPVSIYQDISAGIAPAGIEYYLPLFFDQCASLFDYLPEGSQAFIQGDLQQPVESFWRETDNRYQSRRGDLTRPILEPRQVLLDIDEFYAALKSLPRAFFSPETLPDAAGNYNFASAVPPNLPVDGKSEQPLKALEAYLMEYSGRVLFCAESGGRREALLDLLSGIRLAPKTFDSWQGFLASDAQYGITVAAIDKGLLLEEPPLNLIAEPQLFGERVLQQRRRKKAKDDADNAVKNLAELRVGAPVVHIDHGVGRYKGLQSLDIDGQQAEFLTLEYGDGAKLYVPVASLHLISRYSGADEELAPLHKLGSETWQKAKRKAAEKVRDAAAELLDIYARREARVGHAFGDPGLAYREFTAGFPFEETPDQQLAIESVVGDMLSDKPMDRLVCGDVGFGKTEVAMRAAFVAAHGGKQVAMLVPTTLLAQQHFQSLQDRFADWPITIEVVSRFRSNKEVDAIKDRVAAGKVDILVGTHKLLQSDLKFKNLGLLIIDEEHRFGVRQKEKLKSLRAEVDILNLTATPIPRTLNMAMAGIRDLSVIATPPARRLSVKTFVRERDEALIKEAILREILRGGQVYFLHNEVKSIERLARELEALVPEARIGIGHGQMRERELEQVMSDFYHKRFNVLVCTTIIETGIDIPNANTILIERADKFGLAQLHQLRGRVGRSHHQAYAYLLTPNKRAMTADAVKRLEAISEAQDLGAGFTLATHDLEIRGAGELLGEEQSGQIQSVGFNLYMEMLDHAVKAIREGRTPNIDEPLESPAVDVNLRVPALIPEDYLPDVHSRLIMYKRIANAEDKAALKELQVEMIDRFGLLPEPVKHLFRITEIKLQANRMGIRKLEASATGGRIEFSENAKVDPLTLVKMVQTRPTTYRLQGANQLNFTLDESGPEQRLQQVNEVLQQLSQ